One region of Thunnus thynnus chromosome 14, fThuThy2.1, whole genome shotgun sequence genomic DNA includes:
- the phactr2 gene encoding phosphatase and actin regulator 2 isoform X3 — protein MEHDVDGLEKSPSLASCDVVVDFATSTQNAPASRQQRGKLSSLGKLFKPWKWRKKKTSDRFQDLSKVLERKISTRQTREDLIKKGVLMPEQDEPISSENLNGHATSSVTSEEVTVDIESTETQLEEQASTEDKTAKSSHPKKTGCTTKATSTSTSTTTPRSRASKDAGAAAQTNGTNAKTNRKADTCTSSSVPQKASTETPSQPGELKSSPLSSDTQPGSSKALGTETEGSHAADPQLKSATGASTADGENHRGIAQEPTVQSPHINTVTEDTSFTVGEMDRSSQGEKQGRTGGEGAEEEEKRKGELETAGENSPRSAEVQAEKPQGHSVNVEQAKVTVIPDRPRDSQASDSDSDGPILYRDEEEEEEEEDEYTSSSLASKIRRRDTLNIKLGNRPSKKELEEKNILPRSSETERHELRQQIGSKLVRRLSQRPTTEELEQRNILKQKNEVEEQEAKQEIKRRLSRKLSVRPTVAELIARRILRFNEYVEVTDAKDYDRRADKPWTRLTPADKAAIRKELNEFKSREMEVHEDSKQFTRFHRP, from the exons TTGATGGGTTGGAGAAATCACCATCGCTGGCCAGCTGTGACGTGGTGGTGGACTTTGCCACCAGTACCCAGAATGCCCCTGCATCACGGCAGCAGCGAGGCAAGCTGTCGTCACTAGGAAAACTGTTCAAACCCTGgaagtggaggaagaagaagaccaGCGACAGGTTCCAGGATCTCTCCAAAG TTCTTGAGAGAAAAATCTCAACAAGACAAACGAGGGAGGATCTCATCAAGAAAGGAGTACTCATGCCTGAACAAG ATGAACCAATCAGCAGTGAAAATCTGAACGGCCATGCCACATCCAGTGTGACATCAGAGGAGGTCACAGTTGACATCGAGTCGACAGAAACACAGCTGGAGGAACAGGCCAGCACCGAGGACAAAACAG CCAAATCTTCTCATCCAAAGAAGACAGGATGCACAACAAAAGCGACCTCCacttccacctccaccaccacccctcGTTCTCGTGCGTCTAAGGATGCAGGCGCTGCAGCACAGACTAATGGGACAAATGCAAAGACCAACCGGAAAGCAGACACCTGCACCTCTTCCTCTGTACCTCAAAAGGCCTCCACAGAGACTCCTAGCCAGCCTGGGGAGTTAAAATCATCGCCCCTTTCCTCAGACACCCAGCCTGGCTCATCTAAAGCCTTGGGCACTGAGACAGAGGGCAGTCATGCTGCTGATCCACAGCTTAAATCTGCTACCGGTGCGTCTACCGCAGATGGGGAGAACCACAGGGGTATAGCCCAGGAGCCCACTGTCCAATCTCCCCATATTAACACTGTTACAGAGGACACTTCCTTCACAGTGGGAGAAATGGACAGAAGCTCACAGGGGGAGAAACAGGGGAGGACGGGAGGGGagggagcagaagaagaagaaaagagaaaaggagaactGGAGACTGCTGGGGAGAATAGCCCGAG GTCAGCTGAGGTCCAAGCTGAAAAGCCGCAGGGCCACAGTGTGAACGTAGAGCAGGCCAAGGTGACCGTGATCCCCGATAGGCCAAGAGACAGTCAAGCTAGCGATTCGGACTCCGACGGACCAATCCTGTACCGCgacgaggaggaagaagaggaggaggaagacgagtACACAAGCA GCTCTCTGGCCAGCAAGATCCGCCGACGAGACACCTTGAACATCAAGCTGGGGAACCGACCCAGCAAGAAGGAGCTGGAAGAGAAAAATATTCTGCCACGGAGCTCCGAGACAGAGAGACACGAACTACGCCAGCAGATAGGCTCCAAATTagtcag GCGCTTGAGCCAAAGACCCACCACAGAGGAGCTGGAGCAGAGGAACATCCTCAAAC AAAAGAATGAAGTGGAGGAGCAAGAAGCCAAGCAGGAGATTAAAAGGAGACTCTCCAGAAAG CTGAGTGTTCGGCCTACAGTGGCAGAGCTCATCGCTCGCAGGATCCTGCGTTTTAACGAGTATGTGGAGGTAACGGACGCAAAGGATTATGACCGGCGGGCAGACAAACCCTGGACACGGCTCACTCCTGCTGACAAG GCTGCTATCCGTAAGGAGCTGAATGAGTTTAagagcagagagatggaggTTCATGAAGACAGCAAACAGTTCACCAG atttcatCGGCCCTAA
- the phactr2 gene encoding phosphatase and actin regulator 2 isoform X1: MEEDEDTHPELKYFPQLWPLPRLRSHSDTSGFRSRVLFRLRGARSVDGLEKSPSLASCDVVVDFATSTQNAPASRQQRGKLSSLGKLFKPWKWRKKKTSDRFQDLSKVLERKISTRQTREDLIKKGVLMPEQDEPISSENLNGHATSSVTSEEVTVDIESTETQLEEQASTEDKTAKSSHPKKTGCTTKATSTSTSTTTPRSRASKDAGAAAQTNGTNAKTNRKADTCTSSSVPQKASTETPSQPGELKSSPLSSDTQPGSSKALGTETEGSHAADPQLKSATGASTADGENHRGIAQEPTVQSPHINTVTEDTSFTVGEMDRSSQGEKQGRTGGEGAEEEEKRKGELETAGENSPRSAEVQAEKPQGHSVNVEQAKVTVIPDRPRDSQASDSDSDGPILYRDEEEEEEEEDEYTSSSLASKIRRRDTLNIKLGNRPSKKELEEKNILPRSSETERHELRQQIGSKLVRRLSQRPTTEELEQRNILKQKNEVEEQEAKQEIKRRLSRKLSVRPTVAELIARRILRFNEYVEVTDAKDYDRRADKPWTRLTPADKAAIRKELNEFKSREMEVHEDSKQFTRFHRP, translated from the exons TTGATGGGTTGGAGAAATCACCATCGCTGGCCAGCTGTGACGTGGTGGTGGACTTTGCCACCAGTACCCAGAATGCCCCTGCATCACGGCAGCAGCGAGGCAAGCTGTCGTCACTAGGAAAACTGTTCAAACCCTGgaagtggaggaagaagaagaccaGCGACAGGTTCCAGGATCTCTCCAAAG TTCTTGAGAGAAAAATCTCAACAAGACAAACGAGGGAGGATCTCATCAAGAAAGGAGTACTCATGCCTGAACAAG ATGAACCAATCAGCAGTGAAAATCTGAACGGCCATGCCACATCCAGTGTGACATCAGAGGAGGTCACAGTTGACATCGAGTCGACAGAAACACAGCTGGAGGAACAGGCCAGCACCGAGGACAAAACAG CCAAATCTTCTCATCCAAAGAAGACAGGATGCACAACAAAAGCGACCTCCacttccacctccaccaccacccctcGTTCTCGTGCGTCTAAGGATGCAGGCGCTGCAGCACAGACTAATGGGACAAATGCAAAGACCAACCGGAAAGCAGACACCTGCACCTCTTCCTCTGTACCTCAAAAGGCCTCCACAGAGACTCCTAGCCAGCCTGGGGAGTTAAAATCATCGCCCCTTTCCTCAGACACCCAGCCTGGCTCATCTAAAGCCTTGGGCACTGAGACAGAGGGCAGTCATGCTGCTGATCCACAGCTTAAATCTGCTACCGGTGCGTCTACCGCAGATGGGGAGAACCACAGGGGTATAGCCCAGGAGCCCACTGTCCAATCTCCCCATATTAACACTGTTACAGAGGACACTTCCTTCACAGTGGGAGAAATGGACAGAAGCTCACAGGGGGAGAAACAGGGGAGGACGGGAGGGGagggagcagaagaagaagaaaagagaaaaggagaactGGAGACTGCTGGGGAGAATAGCCCGAG GTCAGCTGAGGTCCAAGCTGAAAAGCCGCAGGGCCACAGTGTGAACGTAGAGCAGGCCAAGGTGACCGTGATCCCCGATAGGCCAAGAGACAGTCAAGCTAGCGATTCGGACTCCGACGGACCAATCCTGTACCGCgacgaggaggaagaagaggaggaggaagacgagtACACAAGCA GCTCTCTGGCCAGCAAGATCCGCCGACGAGACACCTTGAACATCAAGCTGGGGAACCGACCCAGCAAGAAGGAGCTGGAAGAGAAAAATATTCTGCCACGGAGCTCCGAGACAGAGAGACACGAACTACGCCAGCAGATAGGCTCCAAATTagtcag GCGCTTGAGCCAAAGACCCACCACAGAGGAGCTGGAGCAGAGGAACATCCTCAAAC AAAAGAATGAAGTGGAGGAGCAAGAAGCCAAGCAGGAGATTAAAAGGAGACTCTCCAGAAAG CTGAGTGTTCGGCCTACAGTGGCAGAGCTCATCGCTCGCAGGATCCTGCGTTTTAACGAGTATGTGGAGGTAACGGACGCAAAGGATTATGACCGGCGGGCAGACAAACCCTGGACACGGCTCACTCCTGCTGACAAG GCTGCTATCCGTAAGGAGCTGAATGAGTTTAagagcagagagatggaggTTCATGAAGACAGCAAACAGTTCACCAG atttcatCGGCCCTAA
- the phactr2 gene encoding phosphatase and actin regulator 2 isoform X2 produces the protein MGQTAVSAVSQPASVDGLEKSPSLASCDVVVDFATSTQNAPASRQQRGKLSSLGKLFKPWKWRKKKTSDRFQDLSKVLERKISTRQTREDLIKKGVLMPEQDEPISSENLNGHATSSVTSEEVTVDIESTETQLEEQASTEDKTAKSSHPKKTGCTTKATSTSTSTTTPRSRASKDAGAAAQTNGTNAKTNRKADTCTSSSVPQKASTETPSQPGELKSSPLSSDTQPGSSKALGTETEGSHAADPQLKSATGASTADGENHRGIAQEPTVQSPHINTVTEDTSFTVGEMDRSSQGEKQGRTGGEGAEEEEKRKGELETAGENSPRSAEVQAEKPQGHSVNVEQAKVTVIPDRPRDSQASDSDSDGPILYRDEEEEEEEEDEYTSSSLASKIRRRDTLNIKLGNRPSKKELEEKNILPRSSETERHELRQQIGSKLVRRLSQRPTTEELEQRNILKQKNEVEEQEAKQEIKRRLSRKLSVRPTVAELIARRILRFNEYVEVTDAKDYDRRADKPWTRLTPADKAAIRKELNEFKSREMEVHEDSKQFTRFHRP, from the exons TTGATGGGTTGGAGAAATCACCATCGCTGGCCAGCTGTGACGTGGTGGTGGACTTTGCCACCAGTACCCAGAATGCCCCTGCATCACGGCAGCAGCGAGGCAAGCTGTCGTCACTAGGAAAACTGTTCAAACCCTGgaagtggaggaagaagaagaccaGCGACAGGTTCCAGGATCTCTCCAAAG TTCTTGAGAGAAAAATCTCAACAAGACAAACGAGGGAGGATCTCATCAAGAAAGGAGTACTCATGCCTGAACAAG ATGAACCAATCAGCAGTGAAAATCTGAACGGCCATGCCACATCCAGTGTGACATCAGAGGAGGTCACAGTTGACATCGAGTCGACAGAAACACAGCTGGAGGAACAGGCCAGCACCGAGGACAAAACAG CCAAATCTTCTCATCCAAAGAAGACAGGATGCACAACAAAAGCGACCTCCacttccacctccaccaccacccctcGTTCTCGTGCGTCTAAGGATGCAGGCGCTGCAGCACAGACTAATGGGACAAATGCAAAGACCAACCGGAAAGCAGACACCTGCACCTCTTCCTCTGTACCTCAAAAGGCCTCCACAGAGACTCCTAGCCAGCCTGGGGAGTTAAAATCATCGCCCCTTTCCTCAGACACCCAGCCTGGCTCATCTAAAGCCTTGGGCACTGAGACAGAGGGCAGTCATGCTGCTGATCCACAGCTTAAATCTGCTACCGGTGCGTCTACCGCAGATGGGGAGAACCACAGGGGTATAGCCCAGGAGCCCACTGTCCAATCTCCCCATATTAACACTGTTACAGAGGACACTTCCTTCACAGTGGGAGAAATGGACAGAAGCTCACAGGGGGAGAAACAGGGGAGGACGGGAGGGGagggagcagaagaagaagaaaagagaaaaggagaactGGAGACTGCTGGGGAGAATAGCCCGAG GTCAGCTGAGGTCCAAGCTGAAAAGCCGCAGGGCCACAGTGTGAACGTAGAGCAGGCCAAGGTGACCGTGATCCCCGATAGGCCAAGAGACAGTCAAGCTAGCGATTCGGACTCCGACGGACCAATCCTGTACCGCgacgaggaggaagaagaggaggaggaagacgagtACACAAGCA GCTCTCTGGCCAGCAAGATCCGCCGACGAGACACCTTGAACATCAAGCTGGGGAACCGACCCAGCAAGAAGGAGCTGGAAGAGAAAAATATTCTGCCACGGAGCTCCGAGACAGAGAGACACGAACTACGCCAGCAGATAGGCTCCAAATTagtcag GCGCTTGAGCCAAAGACCCACCACAGAGGAGCTGGAGCAGAGGAACATCCTCAAAC AAAAGAATGAAGTGGAGGAGCAAGAAGCCAAGCAGGAGATTAAAAGGAGACTCTCCAGAAAG CTGAGTGTTCGGCCTACAGTGGCAGAGCTCATCGCTCGCAGGATCCTGCGTTTTAACGAGTATGTGGAGGTAACGGACGCAAAGGATTATGACCGGCGGGCAGACAAACCCTGGACACGGCTCACTCCTGCTGACAAG GCTGCTATCCGTAAGGAGCTGAATGAGTTTAagagcagagagatggaggTTCATGAAGACAGCAAACAGTTCACCAG atttcatCGGCCCTAA
- the sf3b5 gene encoding splicing factor 3B subunit 5 has protein sequence MTDRYNIHSQLEHLQSKYIGTGHADTSKWEWLVNQHRDSYCSYMGHFDLLNYFSVAENESKARVRFNLMEKMLQPCGPPADKPDDA, from the coding sequence ATGACAGACAGATACAACATCCACAGTCAGCTGGAGCATCTCCAGTCTAAGTACATCGGCACCGGACACGCTGACACCAGCAAGTGGGAATGGCTGGTCAACCAGCACCGAGACTCTTACTGCTCCTACATGGGACACTTTGACCTGCTCAACTACTTCTCTGTGGCTGAGAACGAGAGCAAAGCGCGTGTCCGCTTCAACCTGATGGAGAAGATGCTACAGCCGTGTGGACCACCAGCAGACAAACCAGACGATGCCTAG